A portion of the Candida dubliniensis CD36 chromosome R, complete sequence genome contains these proteins:
- a CDS encoding integral membrane protein required for the fusion of ER-derived COPII transport vesicles with the Golgi, putative (Similar to S. cerevisiae YIF1), with protein MYNPYGNAADAYQQQQQQQQQQYQQQPQQQLHSTNLQHPQPIHHVTSHQPPPPPGTAGGQFNFLNDPAAALASQFARSGFEQSNQYLQENFGSLQGDIKYYFQVSNSYVFKKILLILIPYNHKDWNRVSTKETGTNQFLPPNLDINAPDLYLPLMSFVTYILLWAAFQGINGDFHPQLFGYLASQTIAFSVLDVVIFKTGLYLLNCPQSKIYDIISFSGYKYVSIIVLLILKYLVGNYLGSFYYIVVLLLIANLSIFLMRSLRFLILPQSTSMNNTITSKQRKIRIQFLFVYSVIIQGLIILYMSK; from the coding sequence ATGTATAATCCATATGGTAATGCCGCTGATGCCTatcagcagcaacaacaacagcaacaacagcaatatcaacaacaaccgcAGCAACAGCTTCATTCAACAAACTTACAACATCCACAACCAATTCACCATGTTACCTCACaccaaccaccaccaccaccaggTACAGCTGGAGggcaattcaattttttgaacGATCCAGCCGCTGCTTTAGCCTCGCAATTTGCACGTTCTGGATTTgaacaatcaaatcaatatcttCAAGAAAATTTTGGCAGTTTACAAGGTGATATTAAGTATTATTTCCAAGTTAGCAATTCCTACGTATTTAAGAAAATccttttgattttaatacCATACAATCACAAAGATTGGAATAGGGTGTCCACTAAGGAAACGGGGACAAACCAATTTTTGCCTCCTAACTTAGACATCAATGCCCCCGATTTATACTTGCCATTGATGTCGTTTGttacatatatattattatggGCTGCTTTCCAAGGTATAAATGGAGATTTCCATCCTCAATTGTTTGGATATTTGGCATCACAAACTATTGCCTTTTCTGTATTAGATGTTGTGATTTTTAAAACTGGATTATACTTATTAAATTGTCCACAATCGAAAATATATGATATAATAAGTTTTTCTGGATATAAATATGTTTCGATCattgttttgttgattttaaaatatcttgTGGGCAACTACTTAGGttcattttattatatcGTTgtgttattattgattgcCAACttgtcaatttttttaatgagATCTTTACGATTTCTTATATTGCCTCAAAGCACCTCAATGAATAATACAATTACCTCCAAACAAAGGAAGATCAGAatccaattcttgtttgtttattctGTTATTATTCAAGGCTTGATTATACTTTATATGAGTAAATGA
- a CDS encoding malonyl CoA-acyl carrier protein transacylase, mitochondrial precursor, putative (Similar to S. cerevisiae MCT1), translated as MWPLTTLSKSKQHVRYLNQYAVACPGQGLYRNGVLEIIKAHKPLYQHHLDELDAAMNDKFSDKLFANSSETEAKQWLSKTSNAQPAILASTYILLNLIEIEHKISILENVSYLLGHSLGEYTALVLSGIIDFTTGVKVVRRRGELMEDLCLGQNYGMIALLIKPKFAKEVIELAQEHDVLGNINSSYQVVISGDMTKLKEFIGILKVTQKMALIKAVQLPVSIPFHSRVLKPIVPELKSLLDGKLNDQKIPIISNLNGRVSQEKESTVHNILEANYQPVQWQESIVYLENSPVSTIFNLGPGDVLHGINKKYNIKSVSLDDVNSLDTNSEFVQLKQQLKQI; from the coding sequence ATGTGGCCACTAACGACTTTATCCAAACTGAAGCAGCACGTTCGGTACTTGAACCAATATGCTGTGGCTTGTCCTGGTCAAGGACTATACCGAAATGGTGTTTTAGAAATAATCAAAGCTCACAAACCGTTATATCAACACCACTTGGATGAACTAGATGCAGCCATGAACGACAAATTCTCAGACAAGTTGTTTGCTAATAGCTCTGAAACAGAAGCTAAACAGTGGTTGAGTAAGACTTCAAACGCCCAACCAGCAATATTAGCATCAACCTATATACTTTTGAACttgattgaaattgaacatAAAATATCTATTCTTGAAAACGTTTCTTATTTACTAGGTCACTCATTAGGTGAATACACTGCTCTTGTACTAAGCggaattattgattttacAACTGGGGTAAAGGTTGTTAGACGAAGGGGGGAATTGATGGAAGATCTATGTTTGGGTCAAAACTACGGTATGATTgcattattaataaaaccCAAGTTTGCCAAAGAAGTTATTGAGCTAGCACAGGAACACGACGTGTTGGGGAATATTAATTCTAGTTACCAAGTAGTAATATCAGGTGATATGACCAAGTTAAAAGAGTTTATTGGTATTCTAAAAGTAACCCAAAAGATGGCGTTAATAAAAGCAGTGCAGTTACCAGTATCAATACCATTCCATAGCAGGGTTTTGAAACCCATAGTACCTGAATTGAAACTGCTATTGGACGGTAAACTCAATGATCAAAAGATCCCTATCATATCTAATTTAAATGGTCGAGTGTCGCAGGAAAAGGAATCTACTGTTCATAATATATTGGAGGCCAATTATCAACCTGTCCAATGGCAAGAGTCAATTGTGTACTTGGAAAATTCACCTGTGAGTACAATTTTTAACCTTGGGCCTGGTGATGTTTTACATGGGATTAATAAAAAGTACAATATCAAGTCTGTTAGCCTAGATGATGTGAATTCACTTGATACAAATTCAGAGTTTGTGCAGCTCAAACAACAGCTAAagcaaatttga
- a CDS encoding high mobility group (HMG) DNA binding protein, putative (Similar to S. cerevisiae HMO1) — protein MSDLKTTKDTLVSTLFELSKAAQDAANAAIEFYKVASGGSDDVSAEQLKAVSEALNTVATLSSGNGAKIEATERKKKRKQEKDPNAPKKPLTMFFQFSYDLRKRIGIERKKKDLPSLSAIDMNSMIKDRWDSISDVEKAGYKKRYDDAMIVYNIEKKKYEDSLKDGSSYYPPPSVQTPIVGHGIDQDIDDDATDIVSSPEEPKKKKKKADKKEKKKKSGHGSP, from the coding sequence ATGTCAGACTTGAAAACAACCAAAGACACTCTTGTCTCTACCCTTTTCGAATTATCCAAAGCTGCTCAAGATGCTGCCAACGCCGCCATTGAGTTCTACAAGGTCGCCTCTGGTGGCTCTGACGACGTTTCTGCTGAACAATTGAAAGCTGTCAGTGAAGCATTGAATACTGTTGCAACTTTATCTAGCGGTAACGGTGCCAAAATAGAGGCCACCGAGCgtaagaagaagagaaagCAAGAAAAGGATCCAAATGCTCCAAAGAAACCATTGACTATGTTTTTCCAGTTTTCTTACGATCTCAGAAAGAGAATTGgtattgaaagaaagaaaaaggacTTGCCTTCTTTATCTGCAATTGACATGAACTCCATGATCAAAGACCGTTGGGACAGTATTAGTGATGTAGAAAAGGCTGGttacaaaaaaagatacGATGACGCCATGATTGTTTACAACATcgaaaagaagaagtacGAAGATTCCTTGAAAGATGGATCGTCGTATTACCCTCCACCAAGTGTCCAAACCCCAATTGTTGGCCATGGTATCGACCAAGACATTGATGATGACGCCACTGATATAGTATCAAGTCCAGAAGAacctaaaaagaaaaagaagaaggctgataagaaagaaaagaagaaaaagtcTGGTCATGGATCTCCATGA